Proteins encoded by one window of Nasonia vitripennis strain AsymCx chromosome 5, Nvit_psr_1.1, whole genome shotgun sequence:
- the LOC100116956 gene encoding uncharacterized protein LOC100116956 has translation MSIGLKCASLLLLLAAVAGSYATEPEVRTSLGRVRGSFMNTRLNKTIYAFRGVRYGKSTEGERRFKQAEPVEAWTGVFDASKEGPSCPLPAVPELASEDCLRLNVYTTKLPDSRNKVNRPVIVFFHPGGFYGFSAQSYVFGPQYYLDQDIVLVTVNYRLATFGFMSTGDARAPGNLGLKDQVVALRWVQKNIAAFGGDPNSVTITGYSAGSWSVVLHLMSPMSKGLFHRAIAMSGSPTTPDLMPTKQPELILKQAKFVDCPYDNVDVALECLKKVPHQKISDSMEMFREWYGDPTLIWSPVVEPEVPGVERFITAQPVDLLRTKNFQHVPLITGITKDEFAGAPLVALEAALKGDDSIYRNTSANWEHAAPISFQYERDTERSKHISREIRKFYFNDQTISTKNGRNLGLIYADALIGYPNHRFADLVASNSRAPVWNYMFVYPGRFSFSVWSDTQKPYGVVHHDDLQYIFYMSFIFPFFNSTDPETKLVEKMTAMWANFAKTGEPIPKHNELFKGVTWPLLKPKTNNYLEIGETFTVKSNMYPDRYALWDRLFPLPPVSCTQLIHSVLAATSSRACRRLSAREIRKTMAGKVELPSLLLLLCLVTVIAALGVKAEDEPSDEALEVQAPLGKLKGAFMETRLGKKILAYRGVRYAEPPTGQQRFQPPIPAKPWDNVFDASEEGPACPQGYAENQSEDCLRLNVYTTKLSSAGEIVKRPVIVYFHPGGYYSSSAQSLIDGPQFLLDHEIVLVTVNYRLSSLGFMSTGDSLLPGNLGLKDQVEALRWVKKNIAAFGGDANCVTITGYSAGSWSVSLHLVSPMSKGLFHRAIASSGSAVYQEQLPSNQSHLAKKQAELLGCPTDTVGNMLVCLNTKSAEDFASSVGEFFEWHNNPILQWLPVVEPEVRGVERFLPAQPIDLIRQGKFHKVPLITGVSKDEFGGRIVPMIEQARSGNNSMFDDLNEEWDRLAPINFLYERGTNRSKEISRKLKEHYLHGKPVGVENSEGLARLFADGVIGYSVHRLVNLLAEASEQPVYYYKFTYQGPYSHVTWNDTKKPYGVVHHDDLLYLFRVSFFPDFDKDSPDLKTVERMTAIWSNFAKTGEPIPKDDRNFANVSWERYSAKEKKYLEIGSELVLKAGLNAERMELWDKLFPVPLLLPTE, from the exons ATGTCGATCGGTCTCAAGTGTGCGTCTTTGCTGCTGCTTCTAGCGGCGGTAGCCGGTAGCTATGCCACGGAACCGGAGGTGCGAACATCACTGGGTCGCGTTAGGGGCTCGTTCATGAACACGAGGTTGAACAAGACCATCTATGCTTTCCGGGGCGTGAGGTACGGAAAGTCTACAGAAGGGGAGAGGAGATTCAAG CAAGCTGAACCCGTGGAGGCATGGACGGGCGTGTTCGACGCTTCGAAGGAGGGTCCTTCCTGTCCACTACCAGCCGTACCTGAGCTGGCCAGCGAAGACTGCTTGAGGCTCAACGTTTACACTACCAAA TTGCCAGATTCCAGGAACAAGGTAAACCGCCCAGTCATCGTGTTTTTCCATCCCGGTGGTTTCTACGGCTTCTCAGCCCAGAGCTACGTTTTCGGGCCCCAGTATTATCTCGACCAGGACATCGTCTTGGTGACAGTTAATTACAGGCTCGCTACCTTCG GTTTCATGAGTACCGGCGATGCCCGAGCTCCGGGAAACCTCGGCCTCAAGGACCAAGTGGTGGCCCTTCGCTGGGTCCAGAAGAACATCGCCGCGTTCGGCGGTGACCCCAACTCCGTCACCATCACCGGCTACAGCGCCGGCTCCTGGAGCGTCGTTCTCCACCTCATGTCCCCCATGTCCAAGGGCCTGTTCCATCGCGCCATCGCCATGAGCGGCTCACCCACGACTCCGGACCTTATGCCCACGAAGCAGCCAGAACTGATTCTCAAGCAGGCCAAGTTCGTCGACTGTCCTTACGACAACGTTGACGTGGCTTTGGAGTGTCTGAAGAAGGTGCCGCACCAGAAAATCAGTGACTCTATGGAAATGTTTAGG GAGTGGTACGGAGATCCCACCTTGATCTGGTCCCCGGTCGTGGAGCCCGAAGTCCCCGGAGTAGAGAGATTCATCACGGCCCAACCTGTCGACCTCCTGAGAACGAAGAACTTCCAGCACGTGCCCCTTATAACCGGCATCACCAAAGACGAGTTCGCCGGAGCACCTCTCG TCGCTCTCGAGGCGGCATTGAAGGGCGACGACTCGATCTACCGCAACACGTCCGCGAACTGGGAGCACGCTGCTCCCATCAGCTTCCAATACGAGCGCGACACCGAGCGTTCCAAGCACATCAGCCGCGAGATAAGGAAGTTCTACTTCAATGACCAGACCATCAGTACCAAGAACGGCAGAAATCTCGGACTGATCTACGCCGACGCTCTCATCGGTTACCCCAACCATCGTTTCGCCGACCTGGTCGCTTCCAACTCTCGCGCTCCCGTCTGGAACTACATGTTCGTCTACCCGGGACGCTTCAGCTTCTCCGTCTGGAGTGACACTCAAAAACCATACG GCGTTGTTCACCACGACGATCTGCAGTACATCTTCTACATGTCGTTCATCTTCCCCTTCTTCAACTCGACCGATCCCGAGACGAAGCTGGTCGAGAAGATGACCGCCATGTGGGCTAACTTTGCCAAAACCGGCGAACCGATTCCCAAGCACAACGAGCTGTTCAAGGGTGTCACCTGGCCCCTTCTCAAGCCGAAAACCAACAACTACCTGGAGATCGGGGAGACCTTTACCGTCAAGAGCAACATGTACCCCGACAGATACGCTCTATGGGACAGACTCTTCCCGTTGCCACCCGTTTCATGTAcacaa CTCATCCACTCAGTATTAGCCGCGACCTCGAGTCGTGCGTGTCGACGCTTGTCTGCGCGGGAAATACGAAAAACGATGGCGGGCAAAGTCGAGCTaccttcgctgctgctgctgctgtgtctTGTGACTGTGATCGCCGCTTTAGGAGTGAAAGCCGAGGATGAACCGAGCGACGAGGCGCTCGAGGTCCAGGCGCCTTTGGGAAAGCTCAAGGGAGCTTTCATGGAGACCAGGTTGGGCAAGAAGATCCTGGCGTACAGGGGCGTGAGGTACGCCGAACCGCCTACGGGTCAACAGCGCTTTCAG CCTCCGATTCCCGCGAAGCCATGGGACAACGTGTTCGACGCATCGGAGGAAGGTCCGGCCTGTCCCCAAGGCTACGCAGAGAATCAATCCGAGGACTGTCTTCGCCTGAACGTGTACACCACGAAG CTGTCGAGCGCGGGCGAGATCGTGAAGCGACCGGTGATAGTGTACTTCCATCCCGGGGGCTACTACTCATCCTCGGCTCAAAGTTTGATCGACGGGCCGCAGTTCCTGCTGGACCACGAAATCGTGCTGGTGACCGTCAATTACCGGCTGTCGTCGTTAG GCTTCATGAGCACCGGCGACTCGCTGCTCCCGGGCAACCTGGGCCTGAAGGACCAGGTCGAGGCCCTCCGCTGGGTCAAGAAGAACATCGCGGCCTTCGGGGGCGACGCGAACTGCGTCACGATAACCGGCTACAGCGCCGGCTCCTGGAGCGTCTCGTTGCACCTGGTGTCGCCGATGTCGAAGGGCCTCTTCCATCGGGCCATCGCCTCGAGCGGCTCGGCCGTCTACCAGGAGCAGCTGCCCAGCAATCAGAGCCACCTGGCCAAGAAGCAGGCCGAGCTCCTCGGCTGTCCCACTGACACAGTTGGCAACATGCTCGTCTGCCTCAACACCAAGAGCGCCGAGGACTTTGCCAGCAGCGTCGGGGAATTCTTC GAATGGCACAACAACCCGATTCTGCAGTGGCTGCCGGTGGTCGAGCCGGAAGTCCGCGGGGTGGAGCGCTTCCTCCCGGCCCAGCCGATCGACCTCATAAGGCAGGGCAAGTTCCACAAGGTTCCTCTCATCACCGGAGTCAGCAAAGACGAGTTCGGCGGCCGCATCGTCC CGATGATCGAGCAAGCGAGAAGCGGCAACAACTCGATGTTCGACGACCTGAACGAGGAGTGGGACAGATTGGCGCCGATCAACTTCCTCTACGAACGGGGCACCAATCGCTCCAAGGAGATCAGCCGAAAGCTCAAGGAGCACTACCTCCACGGCAAGCCCGTCGGCGTCGAAAACTCCGAGGGTCTCGCTCGC CTCTTCGCCGACGGCGTAATTGGCTACTCCGTGCACCGACTAGTCAACTTGCTGGCCGAAGCCTCGGAGCAGCCGGTCTACTATTACAAATTCACGTACCAGGGTCCTTACAGTCACGTCACTTGGAACGACACCAAAAAGCCCTACG GGGTCGTTCACCACGACGATCTGCTCTACCTATTCCGGGTGAGCTTCTTCCCGGACTTTGACAAGGACTCGCCGGATCTGAAGACGGTCGAGCGCATGACGGCCATCTGGTCGAACTTTGCCAAGACCGGCGAGCCGATTCCCAAGGACGACCGGAACTTTGCGAACGTCAGCTGGGAGAGGTACAGCGCGAAGGAGAAGAAGTACCTGGAGATCGGCAGCGAGCTCGTCCTCAAGGCCGGCCTCAACGCCGAGAGGATGGAGCTCTGGGACAAGCTGTTCCCCGTCCCCCTGTTACTTCCGACGGAGTAG